A genomic stretch from Pseudomonadota bacterium includes:
- a CDS encoding polysaccharide deacetylase family protein — translation MQWQKLIIPPELTPDWFTGDSVRLPLASGIRPIVRGAEQGGVFNFDVGQVIDALRQESYAPPMTSPALGIPFPYHRLPAWLRLLAARCIYLPKRLFRHRHDPPWPIAAGADLLLALSGRFPPLSWGGKWAVTITHDVDTRAGLARCLKIAELVEGFGFRSCFYIVGEVITSDPGIVRELHERGHEIGSHDLYHDNRLSFLAQQAMEDRLLRARDTIRPYNGVGFRSPSLLRSPGMLGAVGRYFDYDSSVCDTDLEFDRGCTTVFPYHLKGLLEIPITLPMDSSLLYTGHSPAEILRLWRVKCEYIRKTGGLAVLLTHAEPHLGGQQSVLGCLEEFLGWLRDQPDAAMVLPAEIKSYVNSDPLK, via the coding sequence ATGCAATGGCAAAAACTGATCATCCCTCCTGAGCTTACGCCGGACTGGTTCACGGGAGACAGCGTTCGGCTGCCGTTGGCCTCAGGGATCAGGCCTATTGTTCGAGGCGCGGAGCAGGGCGGTGTCTTCAATTTTGATGTCGGTCAAGTCATCGATGCTCTGCGGCAGGAATCCTATGCCCCGCCGATGACCTCACCGGCCCTGGGGATCCCCTTCCCGTACCACCGGCTGCCGGCCTGGTTGCGGCTGCTGGCGGCCCGGTGTATCTATTTGCCGAAACGTTTGTTCCGGCACCGGCATGACCCTCCCTGGCCCATCGCCGCCGGCGCGGATCTGCTGCTCGCCTTGAGCGGCCGTTTTCCTCCCCTGAGCTGGGGCGGAAAATGGGCGGTGACCATCACCCATGACGTCGATACCCGCGCCGGGCTTGCTCGGTGTCTGAAGATTGCCGAGCTGGTCGAAGGGTTCGGTTTTCGATCCTGCTTTTACATCGTCGGTGAAGTCATCACGAGTGATCCCGGGATCGTCCGGGAGCTCCATGAGCGCGGCCATGAGATCGGCTCCCATGATCTGTATCATGACAATCGGCTCTCTTTTCTGGCGCAACAGGCCATGGAGGATCGGCTGCTGCGGGCCCGGGATACCATCAGACCATACAACGGTGTGGGTTTCCGTTCCCCCTCCCTGCTGCGGTCTCCCGGGATGCTTGGTGCGGTCGGCCGGTATTTTGACTATGATTCGAGTGTCTGTGATACCGATCTTGAGTTTGATCGGGGCTGCACCACGGTTTTCCCATATCACCTGAAGGGCCTCCTCGAGATCCCGATTACCCTGCCCATGGATTCCTCGTTGCTCTACACCGGACATTCACCGGCGGAAATCCTTCGGCTCTGGCGGGTGAAATGCGAGTATATCAGAAAGACCGGGGGGCTCGCGGTCCTCCTGACCCATGCGGAACCGCATCTTGGGGGGCAACAATCGGTGCTTGGCTGCCTGGAGGAATTTCTGGGATGGCTCCGGGATCAACCCGATGCCGCCATGGTACTCCCAGCCGAGATCAAGTCTTATGTCAACAGTGATCCATTGAAGTAA
- a CDS encoding glycosyltransferase, which yields MISIVIPVYNAEKQITRLLDSIQQNRVAETIEVIVVDDASKDGTVQSIKNYPVRIFENATNSGSACSRNRGVKEARGELVVFFDADVVLQENTLQSLLERAKELSEKDAYIGIYSKNPVEKGFVPEFKALLDFFHWLPVQSLEVTSFEPRCAILRKKAFLEVGGFDEKIKGADVEDYEFGYRLLAAGGKIYLDKNIQVDHHFPVKMSTIVKNFFQRGASWMKLFLERKEFDNAVTTKGAGAACMMAFAGAVLFFPGLFIQEAAFLWGLSMILYVILAHKFLGFVLREKGVRFMLLAFFAQYLLHVVLGVAAVKGIAEYILQKMVGPCKT from the coding sequence ATGATATCGATAGTTATCCCCGTGTATAACGCAGAAAAACAAATAACCCGATTGTTGGACTCGATTCAGCAGAACAGAGTTGCCGAGACAATTGAGGTGATTGTGGTCGATGATGCCAGCAAAGACGGCACTGTGCAGTCGATAAAGAATTATCCGGTCAGAATTTTTGAAAACGCTACCAATTCCGGCAGTGCCTGCAGCAGGAATCGAGGGGTCAAGGAAGCTCGCGGGGAACTGGTCGTCTTTTTTGATGCGGATGTCGTTTTGCAGGAGAACACGCTGCAATCGCTACTGGAGAGAGCGAAGGAATTGTCAGAAAAAGACGCCTATATCGGGATCTATTCAAAAAATCCGGTTGAAAAAGGTTTTGTTCCTGAATTCAAGGCCTTGCTCGACTTTTTCCATTGGCTGCCGGTGCAAAGTTTAGAGGTGACATCTTTTGAGCCACGATGCGCGATCTTGAGGAAAAAGGCTTTTCTTGAGGTCGGCGGCTTTGATGAAAAGATTAAAGGGGCTGATGTGGAAGATTATGAATTCGGCTACAGGCTTCTGGCCGCCGGCGGAAAAATTTATCTCGATAAAAACATCCAGGTCGATCATCACTTTCCGGTAAAGATGAGCACGATAGTGAAGAATTTTTTTCAGAGAGGGGCCTCGTGGATGAAGTTGTTCCTTGAAAGGAAAGAATTCGATAATGCGGTGACGACGAAAGGCGCCGGTGCCGCATGTATGATGGCCTTTGCCGGCGCCGTACTGTTTTTTCCCGGACTGTTTATTCAGGAAGCGGCTTTTTTATGGGGCTTGTCGATGATTCTTTATGTGATATTGGCACACAAGTTCCTGGGCTTCGTTCTTCGTGAAAAGGGCGTCCGCTTTATGCTGTTGGCATTTTTCGCGCAATACCTGTTGCATGTTGTTCTCGGGGTGGCGGCAGTAAAGGGGATAGCAGAATATATTCTGCAAAAGATGGTGGGTCCATGCAAAACCTGA
- a CDS encoding radical SAM protein codes for MCFNWRNQQHSSARDELTLDEIEKISKGFSNLFQFTVAGGEPFIRDDVAEIVRCFYTNSGARSVTLPTNAYFSEKIEKTVRKILQQCPECLLNVCLSLDALGDEHDRIRQLPGGFKALLNTYQRLKDIRETNRNLYIKVTTVLSKFNADQVPEIFDYVRENLEVDDHELLLARGDTREAEARAVPMEKYRQLLEQVEQNGARNLEKRQYQFSRVFYGLYKYMNRLVDEVSATKKLVFPCLAGRRLVEIYDDGLVVPCEILPVSADGRDLSFGNIRDHEYDINAILKTAQAKKVNEYIAGRNCCCTFECALLTNIVFNPRAYPGLIRHMYCAHNKPPAQEENRPKNRDHSQAP; via the coding sequence ATGTGTTTTAACTGGCGGAACCAGCAACACAGTTCCGCCAGGGATGAATTGACCCTTGATGAGATCGAAAAAATATCCAAAGGGTTCAGTAATCTTTTCCAGTTCACGGTTGCCGGGGGAGAGCCTTTCATCAGGGATGATGTCGCTGAAATTGTCCGGTGTTTTTACACGAACTCCGGCGCAAGATCGGTGACGTTACCCACCAACGCCTATTTTTCCGAAAAAATTGAAAAAACGGTTCGCAAGATTTTGCAGCAATGCCCGGAGTGCCTGTTAAACGTCTGTTTATCCCTGGATGCGTTGGGTGATGAACACGACCGGATCCGGCAGTTGCCGGGAGGATTCAAGGCGCTGTTGAATACCTATCAAAGACTCAAGGATATTCGTGAAACCAATAGAAACCTGTACATAAAAGTGACCACCGTCCTCTCAAAATTTAATGCAGACCAGGTGCCGGAAATATTTGATTATGTGCGGGAGAACCTTGAGGTGGACGACCATGAACTTTTATTGGCAAGAGGAGACACCAGAGAGGCGGAGGCCCGGGCCGTGCCTATGGAAAAGTACCGCCAACTTTTAGAACAGGTGGAGCAAAACGGCGCCCGGAATCTGGAGAAACGGCAATACCAGTTTTCAAGGGTCTTTTACGGGTTGTATAAATACATGAACCGGCTGGTGGATGAAGTTTCGGCAACAAAGAAGCTGGTGTTTCCATGTCTGGCCGGTCGGAGATTGGTGGAGATCTATGATGACGGGCTCGTCGTCCCCTGTGAGATCCTGCCGGTGTCGGCGGATGGCCGGGATCTGTCGTTCGGCAACATCAGGGACCATGAGTATGACATCAATGCGATCCTGAAGACCGCTCAAGCCAAAAAAGTGAATGAATATATAGCCGGCAGGAACTGTTGTTGTACTTTTGAGTGTGCGCTGTTGACCAATATCGTTTTTAATCCGCGGGCTTATCCCGGCTTAATAAGGCATATGTATTGCGCGCACAATAAGCCGCCGGCACAGGAAGAAAACAGGCCGAAAAACCGCGATCATTCTCAGGCGCCCTGA
- a CDS encoding SGNH/GDSL hydrolase family protein, whose translation MTRFKYIVFSVIPLLLLLVSLEVFFRLAGIGKPFLTTLPIWDGPLEILLPDPDIGFRLKPNSASGCITLNALGFRDHELNQKADIKILCLGDSVAFGWGVTDPSNTYSGVLEKILKEKAAAVGKTVEVFNGGIPSYQLYQGVGLYLHHLAKVTNWDYVICSFGWNESGEPGTVDQLGREDAVMLDYIRRNPSDENGLVKKLRNGAERLWLYNGMESLYVQIMLADEIRNANYPFLVYERQLTDFARAVKGNHARPVFLAIQVKEEDKGNNYQQVMLRFNSSAKKVAEKEQALFIETDLLFQKERPGWYDHVHFDEQGHRIIAESLGIILTRELNIPW comes from the coding sequence ATGACCCGTTTCAAATATATTGTTTTCTCTGTAATCCCTCTCCTCCTTTTGCTTGTATCCCTGGAAGTTTTTTTTCGTCTGGCCGGGATTGGTAAACCTTTTTTGACGACTTTGCCGATCTGGGACGGTCCCCTGGAAATCCTCCTTCCTGATCCCGATATCGGTTTTCGATTGAAACCAAATTCTGCCAGTGGCTGTATTACGTTAAACGCTCTCGGCTTTCGCGATCACGAATTGAATCAAAAAGCCGATATCAAGATTTTATGTCTGGGTGATTCCGTTGCTTTTGGTTGGGGCGTTACCGATCCCTCCAATACCTATTCCGGGGTCCTTGAGAAAATTCTCAAGGAAAAGGCGGCTGCAGTCGGAAAAACGGTTGAGGTCTTTAATGGTGGGATTCCAAGCTATCAGCTTTATCAAGGCGTTGGTCTTTATCTTCATCACCTGGCCAAGGTTACGAATTGGGATTATGTCATCTGTTCGTTTGGCTGGAACGAGAGTGGCGAACCCGGGACAGTCGATCAACTGGGCAGGGAGGATGCAGTCATGCTGGACTATATCAGACGAAATCCTTCAGATGAAAATGGTCTGGTCAAGAAATTGAGAAATGGCGCCGAACGACTTTGGCTGTACAATGGCATGGAATCCCTCTACGTCCAGATCATGCTGGCGGATGAGATCAGGAACGCGAATTATCCGTTTTTGGTTTACGAGCGGCAGTTGACCGATTTTGCCCGGGCGGTCAAGGGTAATCACGCCCGGCCTGTGTTTCTCGCCATTCAGGTCAAGGAGGAGGACAAGGGCAATAACTACCAACAGGTCATGCTGCGATTCAATAGCTCTGCCAAAAAAGTGGCCGAAAAGGAACAAGCGCTCTTTATCGAAACTGATTTGCTCTTTCAAAAAGAAAGACCCGGCTGGTATGACCATGTTCATTTTGACGAACAGGGACACCGGATAATTGCTGAGTCACTCGGTATAATCCTTACCCGGGAGTTAAATATCCCTTGGTAG
- a CDS encoding glycosyltransferase family 39 protein, with protein sequence MSNKFVNDKMFVLLFFAVYLVIGLFVFDDYGISWDEDVSRYTGSIALGAAINSDVHYSDPFHGPTFEMLLAGIEKVFGMGDDNLREVYFMRHLVTFLLFYLGVWFFFLLCRNRFHSWRIGLLGSFLLVLSPRIFAHSFYNSKDIAGLALFIISIFTLLRFLEKKTFRRALLHALTSAILIDVRIMGVIIPVFTVCLFASDLMLQHKKVEWPAAIKACLLYLVFLVPLTVLFWPLLWKDPLINFIGAFKLMAHFESDLVLFNGEFIQASALPWYYCPVWILITTPLMYTVFFAVGCGVFLWSLAIRRWDFLRDRMDDVLFLSWFFGPVLAVIILGSTLYDGWRHMYFVYPAFILLSVKGIVTVLDFTKDRRSKSLSRAGNIAVKLVVTGALIGSAWTIGKMHPYQNVYFNRLAGKNLTEIINKFELDYWGLSYRECLEYILEHDQRKNIKISYANFAAVVNSYILPAKERQRLTYVEILGDADYLIDNFRWRKGGYPFLEKSEIYSVEVAGGKIASVYDVSLL encoded by the coding sequence TTGTCGAATAAGTTCGTAAACGATAAGATGTTCGTGTTGCTGTTTTTTGCCGTGTATCTGGTTATCGGGCTATTTGTGTTCGATGATTACGGCATATCGTGGGACGAAGATGTGTCACGATATACCGGGAGTATCGCTTTAGGGGCTGCGATCAATAGCGATGTTCATTACTCCGACCCGTTTCATGGACCAACCTTTGAAATGTTGCTTGCCGGAATCGAAAAGGTGTTCGGCATGGGAGATGATAACCTGAGGGAAGTCTACTTCATGCGGCATCTGGTGACCTTCCTCCTGTTTTATCTTGGTGTCTGGTTCTTCTTTCTCCTCTGTCGAAACCGTTTTCACAGCTGGCGGATTGGTCTTCTCGGGAGCTTTCTTCTGGTGCTAAGCCCCCGGATATTCGCCCATTCCTTCTATAACTCCAAGGATATCGCGGGCCTTGCGCTTTTTATCATCAGTATTTTTACCCTGTTGAGATTTCTGGAAAAGAAGACATTTCGCAGAGCTCTCCTGCATGCATTAACGAGTGCGATTCTCATCGATGTTAGGATTATGGGAGTAATTATCCCGGTTTTTACGGTTTGTCTGTTCGCTTCCGATCTCATGCTGCAGCACAAAAAAGTGGAGTGGCCGGCGGCAATAAAGGCATGTTTGCTTTACCTGGTTTTTCTCGTTCCATTGACTGTCCTTTTCTGGCCGCTCCTATGGAAAGATCCGCTGATTAATTTTATCGGAGCGTTCAAACTTATGGCCCATTTCGAATCCGATCTGGTGTTGTTCAATGGGGAATTTATACAAGCCTCGGCGCTGCCATGGTATTATTGCCCCGTTTGGATCCTGATAACGACCCCATTGATGTACACGGTGTTTTTTGCTGTCGGCTGCGGGGTGTTCTTATGGTCCCTGGCTATCAGGCGATGGGATTTTTTAAGAGACAGGATGGACGATGTGCTGTTCCTTTCGTGGTTCTTCGGGCCCGTTTTGGCGGTGATAATCCTTGGATCGACGCTTTACGACGGATGGCGGCATATGTATTTTGTCTATCCGGCATTTATTCTGTTATCGGTCAAAGGGATCGTGACGGTATTGGATTTTACAAAGGATCGCAGGTCAAAGAGTTTGTCCAGGGCGGGGAATATCGCTGTAAAGCTTGTGGTAACCGGCGCGCTGATCGGTTCCGCCTGGACCATCGGCAAAATGCATCCGTATCAGAACGTCTATTTCAACAGACTTGCCGGTAAAAACCTCACGGAAATAATCAACAAATTCGAATTGGATTACTGGGGGCTTTCTTATCGGGAATGCCTGGAATATATATTGGAACATGATCAGAGGAAGAATATTAAAATATCCTACGCCAATTTCGCCGCAGTGGTGAATTCCTATATTTTACCGGCGAAAGAAAGGCAACGATTGACCTATGTAGAAATACTCGGGGATGCCGATTATCTGATCGACAATTTCCGATGGCGTAAGGGAGGGTATCCATTCCTGGAAAAGAGTGAGATCTATTCGGTGGAGGTTGCCGGTGGAAAAATAGCCTCGGTATACGACGTGTCACTCCTGTAA
- a CDS encoding methyltransferase domain-containing protein: MSYIDFMTTEHTRTKRDYLERVRHGDKAERAAIAKRFDYEYWDGDRRNGYGGFHYDGRWEPMARRLIDHYGLQDGQRVLDVGCGKGFLLYELKRILPGLVVRGLDISPYALENAKEEIRPFLDLGHARQLPYQDQSFDFILSLTTLHNLYLFDLMAALRELERVKSGNSYLVVESYRNEEEKANLLHWQLTCEAFFTPEEWEYIFAETGYSGDYSFIFFE, translated from the coding sequence ATGTCTTACATCGACTTCATGACCACCGAGCATACGCGAACCAAACGTGATTATCTCGAACGGGTCCGGCACGGGGATAAGGCGGAACGCGCCGCCATCGCCAAACGCTTTGATTATGAATACTGGGACGGCGACCGAAGAAACGGCTACGGCGGATTCCATTACGATGGACGATGGGAACCCATGGCTCGCCGCCTGATTGATCATTACGGCCTACAGGACGGCCAGCGGGTGCTGGATGTGGGCTGCGGCAAGGGATTTCTGCTCTATGAACTGAAACGGATCCTGCCGGGGCTCGTGGTCCGGGGCCTGGATATCTCCCCATACGCCCTTGAAAACGCCAAGGAGGAAATCCGGCCATTCCTGGATCTCGGCCACGCCCGCCAACTCCCCTACCAGGATCAATCCTTCGATTTCATTCTCTCCCTGACCACCCTGCACAACCTGTATCTCTTCGATCTGATGGCGGCACTGAGGGAGCTGGAGCGGGTCAAGAGCGGCAATTCCTATCTGGTGGTCGAGTCTTATCGCAACGAAGAGGAGAAGGCCAACCTGCTCCACTGGCAGTTGACCTGCGAAGCGTTCTTCACGCCGGAGGAATGGGAATATATTTTCGCCGAGACGGGTTATTCGGGTGATTACTCATTTATCTTTTTCGAGTGA
- a CDS encoding YfhO family protein: MRSAIGNLTPSGAPDTSDSFTIRLIFLGLLTILVLIFFGRFLFTGRFFLLRDLILDFYPTEQFFRTHMLAGHFPLWNPYSGAGEPFLSSIENAVFYPPNLLFLLIKVPQANVILSSLHVLLAAWGVWLACRTWRISHAGAVLAATAFAFSTQTVTRLEFFAFLCGYCWYPLIVALYCRWIRRGSLKRFLMVVFAMGMQFMAGYPEAVLFTGMSLSLLGVFFGGVRWRMGSGWYSAVKPLAGLAGISALSLMLCAVQLLPVLDLFAFSKVDEMGPALDQASFHPLMALTTLFPYLFGTAGYAGKFWSPSSIEFWLTTCYVGILPVVLCLTALWSRLVGGRGPAQENNDDLITRFRTETLCLLLIFFLLYVMGKFTPFFPLLYDAFPLIQFFRWPTKALMCVAFAVSCLAGIALDSMKFRRERRLSATRRWLADRLPVVACFLTACFMVLCLMNRGAFGKWLLHRFFFLDLVQVEFAERIPWALLVDQACIFIGMMLAASVLLLGMFSKQRRFQAMVPWGTVIVVFLDLLLTTYPLLPSSDMEIMKNKGPFKEAIKEMSTNATFIRPNTQQYLYGIENETLLRQARDTFAGNWSLADHVHNSQRGFILQNYGELLRLYHSEDIPQDSVVRLEKILGIEFWVDAPLTQDYFDEGDIHRPSFKKIRDIGAPARVVGGVKAMPTRQDLLLNLVQRFWDRSTMALATEEVIPLINPSLVGHYGKVRHLILRYEEKNNQLNIEVLSDTPGILVTTDTYYPGWEATVNGSEVPVFQTDGAFRSVSIPAGRSVVEMKFRPRTLIPGLIISLTALTLSLFTVVRGRNEPKW, from the coding sequence ATGCGTTCTGCCATCGGCAATCTTACCCCATCAGGAGCCCCCGATACCAGCGATTCATTCACCATTCGTTTGATTTTTCTCGGTCTATTGACCATCCTTGTTCTGATCTTTTTCGGTAGGTTTTTATTTACCGGTCGGTTTTTTCTCCTTCGTGACCTGATCTTGGATTTTTACCCAACAGAACAGTTCTTCCGAACCCATATGCTGGCCGGGCACTTCCCCCTCTGGAATCCTTACTCCGGTGCTGGTGAACCGTTTCTCTCCAGCATTGAGAATGCGGTGTTTTACCCCCCGAATCTCCTTTTTCTTCTGATCAAGGTTCCCCAAGCCAATGTGATCTTATCCTCCCTTCATGTATTACTGGCTGCCTGGGGTGTGTGGTTAGCCTGTAGAACATGGCGAATCTCCCATGCTGGCGCGGTGCTCGCTGCCACGGCCTTTGCCTTCAGTACCCAAACGGTGACCCGGCTCGAATTTTTTGCGTTTCTCTGCGGATATTGCTGGTATCCGCTGATTGTAGCTCTGTATTGCCGATGGATTCGCCGAGGATCCCTGAAACGGTTTCTCATGGTCGTTTTTGCCATGGGCATGCAGTTCATGGCTGGCTATCCGGAAGCGGTTCTGTTCACCGGCATGTCCTTGTCCCTCCTTGGTGTTTTCTTCGGCGGAGTCCGCTGGCGCATGGGCTCAGGCTGGTACAGTGCGGTTAAACCGTTGGCTGGGCTTGCAGGGATCTCTGCCTTATCCCTCATGCTTTGCGCCGTCCAACTTCTGCCTGTGTTGGATCTCTTTGCCTTTTCGAAAGTTGACGAGATGGGACCTGCTCTAGACCAGGCTTCATTCCATCCGCTGATGGCCTTGACAACACTCTTCCCGTACCTCTTCGGAACCGCAGGGTATGCGGGGAAGTTCTGGTCTCCGAGTTCCATAGAATTCTGGTTAACCACCTGCTACGTCGGCATTCTACCGGTGGTCCTCTGCCTTACCGCACTCTGGAGCAGACTTGTCGGAGGTCGGGGACCGGCACAGGAAAACAATGACGACCTCATAACCCGTTTTCGTACGGAGACCCTCTGTCTGTTGCTCATTTTCTTCCTCCTCTATGTCATGGGAAAGTTCACCCCATTCTTTCCATTGTTGTACGATGCTTTCCCGCTGATCCAATTTTTTCGTTGGCCAACAAAGGCCTTGATGTGCGTTGCTTTTGCCGTGAGCTGTCTGGCCGGTATCGCCCTTGATAGCATGAAATTCAGGAGAGAGAGACGTTTATCCGCTACCAGACGTTGGCTGGCTGACCGACTTCCTGTTGTTGCCTGTTTCCTGACCGCCTGTTTTATGGTGCTCTGCCTCATGAACAGAGGGGCATTCGGGAAGTGGTTACTGCATCGGTTCTTTTTTCTGGACTTGGTCCAAGTCGAATTTGCCGAGAGGATTCCCTGGGCATTACTGGTCGACCAGGCCTGTATCTTTATCGGGATGATGCTAGCTGCCTCCGTGCTGCTCTTGGGGATGTTTTCAAAACAACGTCGATTCCAGGCGATGGTCCCATGGGGAACGGTGATCGTAGTTTTTCTCGACCTGCTGCTGACCACCTACCCCCTTCTGCCTTCCTCTGATATGGAGATCATGAAGAACAAAGGGCCTTTCAAGGAGGCAATCAAGGAAATGTCGACAAATGCCACTTTCATTCGCCCGAATACCCAACAGTATCTCTATGGAATCGAAAATGAAACGCTTCTCCGTCAGGCAAGGGACACCTTTGCCGGCAACTGGTCGCTGGCCGACCATGTTCACAATTCCCAGCGTGGCTTTATACTTCAAAATTACGGGGAGCTCCTGCGCCTCTACCATTCTGAAGATATTCCGCAAGATTCAGTAGTCCGTTTGGAGAAGATTTTGGGGATCGAGTTCTGGGTCGATGCACCCCTGACCCAGGACTACTTCGATGAGGGAGATATCCACCGTCCCAGTTTTAAAAAGATCCGAGACATCGGTGCGCCGGCCAGGGTGGTCGGAGGAGTCAAGGCGATGCCCACCCGTCAAGATCTGTTGCTTAATCTGGTTCAGCGATTTTGGGATCGATCGACCATGGCCCTGGCGACGGAAGAAGTCATTCCTCTCATCAATCCTTCCCTGGTCGGTCATTACGGCAAAGTCCGTCATCTGATTCTCCGATATGAGGAGAAGAACAATCAGCTGAACATTGAGGTGCTGAGTGACACACCGGGAATCCTGGTGACGACCGACACCTATTATCCCGGGTGGGAAGCCACCGTCAACGGTTCGGAGGTTCCGGTGTTCCAGACCGATGGGGCATTTCGTTCAGTATCGATTCCCGCCGGCCGGTCGGTGGTTGAGATGAAGTTCCGCCCCCGGACCCTTATTCCCGGGCTGATAATAAGCTTGACAGCTCTCACCCTGAGCCTTTTTACCGTTGTCCGAGGTCGTAATGAGCCAAAGTGGTAG
- a CDS encoding radical SAM protein produces MGKVYTSTKIFHFADRLVQLKAGGVPAPIHIRLKPTNRCNHHCSYCCYRNPDLYLSERLREEDRIPWEKMRELIDDFAAMGVKAVTFSGGGEPLCYPHIADTIRGLAAAGIKIATLTNGSLLSGEVAELLALNAVWCRVSMDAADADTYSAIRRVPVTEFDRVCNNLKKFAAIPGRTCVLGVNFIVTRENHADIFTFLRNARMLGVDNVKLSGAVVSTNPRENAAYHTAIHAEARAQIDRASRELSTPDFTIIDKLYEPEDEEGIYDKNFHWCPMIYFMAVIGADQQVYFCHDKAYTENGRLGSLKGTDFKTFWFAPATRDRIKNLDPGSECCHHCADILKNNMLLDYFESDPDHLEFV; encoded by the coding sequence ATGGGAAAAGTCTACACCAGCACCAAAATCTTCCATTTCGCCGATCGCCTGGTCCAATTGAAGGCAGGAGGCGTTCCCGCCCCCATCCATATCCGGCTGAAACCGACCAACCGCTGCAACCACCATTGCTCCTACTGCTGTTACCGGAATCCCGATCTCTACTTGAGCGAACGGCTCCGGGAAGAGGACCGGATCCCCTGGGAGAAAATGCGGGAACTTATCGACGATTTTGCCGCCATGGGAGTCAAGGCGGTCACCTTCAGCGGCGGCGGTGAGCCGCTCTGTTATCCCCATATCGCAGACACCATCCGGGGGCTCGCGGCGGCCGGGATCAAGATTGCCACCCTCACCAACGGTTCGTTGCTGTCAGGCGAGGTGGCCGAACTCCTGGCGCTGAACGCGGTCTGGTGCCGGGTGTCGATGGACGCGGCCGATGCGGATACCTATAGCGCCATCCGCCGGGTTCCCGTCACTGAATTCGACCGGGTCTGCAATAACCTGAAAAAATTCGCCGCCATCCCGGGACGAACCTGTGTTCTTGGGGTCAATTTCATCGTCACCCGGGAGAACCATGCCGACATCTTCACCTTCCTCCGGAATGCCAGGATGCTGGGTGTCGACAACGTCAAGCTCTCCGGGGCGGTGGTCAGCACCAACCCCCGGGAAAACGCGGCCTATCACACCGCTATCCACGCCGAGGCCCGCGCCCAGATCGACCGGGCCAGCCGGGAACTCTCCACCCCGGACTTCACGATCATCGACAAGCTCTATGAACCGGAAGACGAGGAAGGAATCTACGACAAGAACTTCCACTGGTGCCCGATGATTTATTTCATGGCGGTGATCGGTGCCGATCAACAGGTCTACTTCTGCCATGACAAGGCCTATACCGAGAACGGACGCCTGGGCTCACTGAAGGGCACCGACTTCAAGACCTTCTGGTTTGCCCCGGCAACCCGGGACCGAATCAAAAATCTCGATCCCGGCTCGGAGTGTTGCCATCACTGCGCCGATATCCTCAAAAACAATATGTTGCTTGATTATTTTGAATCGGACCCGGATCATCTGGAATTCGTCTAA